GTGTTGGTCGAACTTGGTTACGTATCCGAGAGTGAGATGTTGATTTGAGCTAGTCTAATCTACAGAGATGACCGGGGCCGCCGGATACCACGAATGAGTCTAAAGATTACCTCTTCGTGCTTGCTCACGTTCAAAAGCCTCGAACAGACTCTTGAAATTTCCAGCTCCAAAGCCGTCAAAGTTGTTGCGCTGGATGACTTCGATGAACACCGTGGGCCGGTCGAGCACATGTTTGGAAAAAATTTGGAGCAAATATCCCTTCTCGTCAAAGTCAACCAGAATATGAAGCTTTTCCAGAACGGCAATATCCTCTTCGAGTGTCAGTCCGGTGTGTGACAGTCGCTGACGCAGGTCCGAGTAGTAAGCACTGGGGACTTCGAGGAATGATACGCCTCGTTCTCTGAGTCGCGTGACAGCTGTGACAATGTCGTGCGTTCGGAAGGCAATGTGTTGGACGCCTGCACCGTTGTAGTAGTTCACGAACCTGTCAGTTGGTCAGCCAAGACACTTGTAAACAGACGGTGCAGTAATATCCTACTCCTCGATCTGTGACTTCTTTTTACCCTGAGCTGGCTCATTCATGGGCATCTTAATCACTTCGTTAGGGGAGGCGACGACGATCGACCGCATGGCGGAATATTCGCCACACATGTTTAAGTCATCTACAGTCCAGTACCGATGGAAGTTGAGGCAGTCTTCGTAACTGAAATGACGATGGTTAGCAACCTTCACCCTTGAGACAGCGCTGATACCTATACATACTACTTGACAATTGGATCGACACCGTTCCACGGCTGATTGCCAACGCAATGATCTATTTCGATGAAGTCGATCGATGGCAGCAACCGATTGATGGGGTCGTCGTCTGTTACTACTTCATAGCCTGGTAGAAAGGGGCCGGAGTAGTCGTGACGATTGATCAGTGAGTGCACTGTATCCTCGTAGGTACCGATCGTGGCCAGGGTGATTGAACCATGCCGGTCATCCTTCAAGGTTGTCGGGGCCGCAACTGGAGCAGCTCCATGGTCTACTGCTCTTTTCCAAACAGCTTCGATATCGCCTTCAATTCGAAAAGCAACATCCTTGACACCGTCGCCGTGCTTGATCAGATGGTTGTGAATTTCCTCCAACAATCTCCGATCTGCCTTAGTAACATcaggatcatcatcatatgCGCCTGTCCCTGCCATGGAACGGATGGGAGAAGTGAGAACGAAGATAGCTTGACCGTTGGAGATGACATGCGATACGACGCTTCTAGAACCCGTTTCAGGACCGCGATAAGCGATTTGCTTGAATCCCATCCGGGTCACGTAGTAAGAGGCTGCCTGCTTCGCATTGCCCACATACCACGTAATGTGGTCAAATCCCACATATTCAGGGCCTAGCTTGGAAGCGAAGATGTTCTCCTCGACCTTTTTTGAGACTGTCATGGTTTTGACATGGAAAATTCGAATGTATTTGCCTCAGGGGTAGACagggaaagggaagggaGGGCGAAGCTTTCTCATGTTTTCGTAATCATTATCGGCAGTAGAAggtattatcattattagAGGTCCCTCTCATATCATATCTATCGCTTCACCGATCCGGTCCCGACCCTTCGTCACAAATTGTCAATAAACTTTCAGTGTTCCGTGACCCCTGCAACCAGCCAGCCAACCAGACTCGGCTCCAAGCTTAATAGTGCGACGCTTTTGCAACAATTTCGTCGGTATCATTTTAGCCCTGACATGGTATGACTACAGACTTGGAAAATTCATCACAGGTCAAATTAATCATTGCTATCCTCGTAAGATTAAAATCATGGCATATGTTCAGCTTTTGTAGAGCAAACTTCCGATCTCTGGGTCGAATTCGAGATGagcttgttcttcttgaagcaAAATTGGCCTTCCCATTGCTGACACTGGTGGTTGGGAGCCGGTAATAGCTCGAAACTAAGAGGCAGAGCGAACGAGACCCAATATCGCCGGCTCTTGGTTTCGAGCAAGACGTCCGCGACTTCCGCCCCCTTCGGTAATCGAAGCCTCTAATCTCTTAAGGCCATTCTGTAGGCCATAGCGACAGGATATCCCGACGCTTTTCGGCTGTCCAGGGACCGAACCTGTGTCCTTGGTAGCTCTCGATGACTGGCCCTGTACCACATTCGTATTTGCGCCACTCCAGTATAACCCATCAACTATCGTTGACTGGCTCCGGCCGATTCTTGAAAAGCAGTTTATACTTGATGATCTCCACAATCTCCAACTCCTCGCCCTCGGACTCGGCGATCCCGTTGTTGTCGTCGGGACGCTTCTTACGCTTCTGCACCAATGCAAGTGGCTgcgccagcttcttcactTCCCCCGTCATCCGCTGATACCGGCCAACGTATAGGTAGACTCGCTTCATCCATTTCGTGTCGTCCAGTGACGTGTTTTGCGGCGAGTAGTCAGGGAACATGAGTTTGCCAATTGGTGTCTCGAACGTGGTTATGGCAGCGTTGGGATCGTCGGCATCGGCGGAGCGAGGAACCGCGCCCTGATCGTCGAGAGATGGGAGGTTAATCGTGCCTTGTAGTTCGAGGATTGCCAGGCCCGACGGCGTTTGTAAGATTTGGGGAAGTGGGTTGTGGGGATGATGGGGAGAGCTGGACGCgtgaggatggaggggtATCGACGGCATTTTGGCTTGAGAGATTTTGTGATGGTTCTTGGAGGTTATTTAAATCGGACAACAGCCTTCTAGGAATGACTTGACTTTTGGGCTTGACATAATGTACGACAGGTAATGATGTGTCCTCCGTAGGTCTTTCAGATTCGGAGGGAGGATTAAGCGCGTTTGGTCAGAATCAACTGGTCTTAtcgcttatcgataagcaGATATGTATAATATCCAGCACAATGAGGCATACTACGAGACGTATACTGTCCTCTAACAATACACATAGCTATCTACTATATGTTTTGAATGTTCAGATACCACGTTTTCCGATCAAGTGCATTGACCAGTGGACACTGGCACAGGCACCAATTTTTATGGTTGCCAAAGTTCAcaagagcaacaacagaAGTGCTGCGCGTGGCCCAAGTTGATGATCAGTCCTTAGCCTGTTGGTCTTAAGGACATAGACAAAGAGAGATGATCCGGTAACTACCATGTAGAGCCACTCAAGAGATGGCGCTATCATAAGTCATAAGCTGTGATGTGAATGAACACTGGATATTCTGCTAGATAAAATCTTCACATCTCCGTGACTAGCGTGATCAGTGACGGATGATACCAACACATTCACGAACTTCACTAGCGCTGTACAAAGTGGATTGTTAGAGAGTCTATAAAACAGAATCTTCGATGACACTCCTTCTGCATCCTGCCCATATTGCCTTTCTTAGGTGCTTTCTTACACCGATAACACAAACATATCTGGCATTCAGAGGATTCTCGCGCCTTGTACAAGAGAACGGTTCTTTGCATTGCGATCGACTGAGATTCGAATGTAAGTTCAAGAGAATGAGGAGTTTGTATCTGTCAATCGTCTTGGTTCCTTCTGTCGAACAAACTGAGACTGCTAAAAGAGTCCAAGCACGTTCCGTGTCTTTGCACCGAGTCATAACTGACTTTTCCTTACTAGACGCGGGCGATCCTAGTCCAGAGTATCCCAGACCCTCTTAAGGAAGGAAGTACGACAAAAGCCCTGCCATGTGACTGACTGCAAGTAGGCTAACAGTCGAACAAGGGTGAAGGCCACACTGGTCGAGATATACAATCGCAAACATGTCATACATTTCTTCCAAGACATGGATAGAAGATATAATCATGGAAGTTGAAATAGCGGAGAGATTTTCGAAAGACTCTCTAATTATCGCGCCCGAGTCGCCAAATGTCCCTCAATCCTACTGCAAATGGAGTGAACATCGGGTGTTCACCAATCAAAGAGCCCAGGAGTCAGAACCTCAGCGCCGCACACGTAGAGTCCCACAACAATCTAGGCAGGCGAAGACCTCAATACAGCCATTCTGTGGCAAGACGTTCAAAGACGCTCGATCTTCCGTGCTGGCAATGGAGACGGTATGGCTGCCTTCTACGAGCTTCCATCTTGAACGGCCTCTCGCTCCGTGGCCATGCAGCAACGAGCTCACGAGCGACATTACCGTGAGAAGTATGTCTGGATATTCTCGTTTCCCTCTCCTGCCTAGGGTACCGGGCAACGAGACCGTTCATTGGAGAAAAAGAGTCCCAATAAAGCCGTACCCGTTCGATACTTTTGGAGCGCACAGTCTAGGACGCACCGCGGGCGTGCCGGATACCGAAGATGAGATGGCATTCTTCGTTGGTCAGGCCTtgctcgaggagatcaaCACTGACGAATTTTAACCCCACCCTGGCTGGACGGATGATTCTGGAACGCAGCAGGTTTTATCAAAAAAAAGATAAGGGAATGCGGCGAGGATTCTCTTTGGTTTCTCAGTGTTTTAAGGTGGTCCTAAAACTTCAGTGCACCTCGGTGACTGTGATAgactgttcttcttctttgatcAGATATCGGATTGCTCGACGTCCAAAGGCCGTCCAAATTCGGATTGTTGATCTTGTTTCCTAAATGAAAGGGCCCCAAGAATGTATCGAGAGCCTTCCGTGGATGATGTACGAAAGTCATCCCAGAAAAACACCTGAATCGTCTGAGATATACTGGTAAGCTCTAGAGGACAACAACATGTTGCTGTATCCCTAGGGAATACTACAGCGGGAGAAGGGATGAAACGTTCCGTTATAGAAGCTTGGATGCTCGTAGCAGCATTCACTGCGATGTCTTACGATTGCAGGCTTGCTCGAGATGCTCGAGACCATCTATAGCCTCCTTTACCATCTCTTCCCCAGATGACCCTGCAGGCCCTTGCATTTTGCCGTAACGCAAATCACTCAGTTCGCCAACTGTGGCGCTGAGTCCAGTTAACACATTTGCTGCCTCTTGGTCCACCTGGGAAATCTCATGCTCGATGTTTGAGCATGCCGTCTCCATTGCGGACAAAAGGCTAGAAATGGAGTGGTATTCACTGGAAGCAGCATTAACCCCCTGACCAAAGAGCTGGACATCCATGTCCATCTCCCGGCGGTCATTCTCCTCCATGCCGTCAACGCCGTTTTTCATGATTTTTTTTCGAAGTTCGGCCTTTTGTGTCTCTGCTTGACGGACTTCCTGGTCAATGTTCCCATTGACCGTATCCATGTCTTGCTCCCGCAATTGTTGGAGCTCTCGGTAAAGGACTCGGATATGAGGATGAGCACGCAGTTTCTTCGGAAAAAGTTCTGTGAATTGTTGCAAGGAAATGATTGTTGGCaatgaagcaggagacagcAGAAAATTGCTCAGAATGGATGCCTCAGATGGTGCCATACTGAAGTGATGGGAGCACAATAATAGTGCCAATGAGACTCTTCCTTCCTTTGCGTGTTTAGGGCCGGAAAGGTATTCAGGCTCGCCTAGTCTATTTGCTAGTCTCCGACAATTATATTCCTGTCTTCTGTGTTGGTCTTTAACTCCAGCACAATAGGATGCTTGGCGAATAGGATGGTGAAGCCAAGACGCGTCTTCAGATTGATGAGAGAATTCCTGAATAACGCTTGGTAGATAGCTCTAGAGATACAAGGAGATGAAAACTTATGGTGAATTGACAATAAGGATGATAACTATTGTGCGACAATCAACAATCACCTTAAAGTATGGTTGTTCAAGAGGAAAAGAACGCCGGAGAGAAAGATAGACGCGTGGAACTCTAAAAAGTTCCGTCCATTTCTGGGTTCCGCTTCATTCTTCTAATCCCGACGACTCTGTCTTTGTTCAAACCGTCATCGAGATCTTAACCACGAGTCGGTCAGAAGCATCTGTCTTCCTCATAGCAGTCTTGAATCGAATACTTGCTTGATCTGGCCCTGTCTTGTCTCCGGAGGAGGTGTTTGACTTTGTACATCTGGCTTCTGTGGGCACTGAAACCCTCGCGTCTAACACGGAGAAACGAAGCTGATATCTTCGTATCGTGGTCACAATCATTCTTCTACAAAGATCAAGTCTATTGCCTTCGTTCGCGTCTCATCGACACAATTACTGCGTCGAGTATTTGCTGATATCCCTGGTTTGTGTTGCACGTGCTTCTGCGGACTCAAAGCCTTATTTAGG
The Aspergillus fumigatus Af293 chromosome 4, whole genome shotgun sequence DNA segment above includes these coding regions:
- a CDS encoding 4-hydroxyphenylpyruvate dioxygenase family protein, translated to MTVSKKVEENIFASKLGPEYVGFDHITWYVGNAKQAASYYVTRMGFKQIAYRGPETGSRSVVSHVISNGQAIFVLTSPIRSMAGTGAYDDDPDVTKADRRLLEEIHNHLIKHGDGVKDVAFRIEGDIEAVWKRAVDHGAAPVAAPTTLKDDRHGSITLATIGTYEDTVHSLINRHDYSGPFLPGYEVVTDDDPINRLLPSIDFIEIDHCVGNQPWNGVDPIVKYYEDCLNFHRYWTVDDLNMCGEYSAMRSIVVASPNEVIKMPMNEPAQGKKKSQIEEFVNYYNGAGVQHIAFRTHDIVTAVTRLRERGVSFLEVPSAYYSDLRQRLSHTGLTLEEDIAVLEKLHILVDFDEKGYLLQIFSKHVLDRPTVFIEVIQRNNFDGFGAGNFKSLFEAFEREQARRGNL
- a CDS encoding Ctf8 family protein → MPSIPLHPHASSSPHHPHNPLPQILQTPSGLAILELQGTINLPSLDDQGAVPRSADADDPNAAITTFETPIGKLMFPDYSPQNTSLDDTKWMKRVYLYVGRYQRMTGEVKKLAQPLALVQKRKKRPDDNNGIAESEGEELEIVEIIKYKLLFKNRPEPVNDS
- a CDS encoding Cnl2/NKP2 family protein, producing the protein MAPSEASILSNFLLSPASLPTIISLQQFTELFPKKLRAHPHIRVLYRELQQLREQDMDTVNGNIDQEVRQAETQKAELRKKIMKNGVDGMEENDRREMDMDVQLFGQGVNAASSEYHSISSLLSAMETACSNIEHEISQVDQEAANVLTGLSATVGELSDLRYGKMQGPAGSSGEEMVKEAIDGLEHLEQACNRKTSQ